One window of Marinobacterium aestuarii genomic DNA carries:
- the epmA gene encoding EF-P lysine aminoacylase EpmA, whose protein sequence is MKAQDWRPSASIENLRRRAQILAAIRDFFAVRDVLEVETPALSHRAVSDPFIDSIEAAYAPFPGGPVQPLYLQSSPEYAMKRLLAAGSGAIYQLGRAYRNGESGGRHNPEFTMLEWYRPDFDDAALMDEVEALVCAVLGLPPIRRVTYRALFQEQLGLDPLRAPLSQLKACARASLDVAMEDDDRDSWLNLLMSHLIEPALAGQGAVFVHEFPASQAALARLRPGADGTPVAARFELFIQGMELANGYHELTDAAEQAHRLEADQSSRASLGLPQRPLEERLVSALQQGLPDCAGVALGVDRLVMLALQTLSIRDVIAFPFDRA, encoded by the coding sequence ATGAAAGCCCAAGACTGGCGCCCGAGCGCATCGATTGAAAACCTGCGTCGTCGGGCGCAGATTCTGGCCGCTATCCGCGACTTCTTTGCCGTGCGGGATGTGCTTGAAGTGGAAACGCCGGCACTGTCGCACCGTGCCGTCAGCGACCCCTTTATTGACAGCATTGAAGCGGCCTATGCGCCCTTCCCGGGCGGACCAGTACAGCCGCTCTATCTGCAAAGCTCCCCCGAGTACGCCATGAAACGGCTGCTGGCGGCGGGCTCCGGCGCCATTTATCAGCTGGGGCGGGCCTATCGCAACGGTGAGTCGGGCGGGCGGCATAATCCGGAATTCACCATGCTGGAGTGGTACCGGCCGGATTTTGACGACGCTGCGCTGATGGATGAGGTCGAGGCGCTGGTGTGTGCTGTGCTGGGCTTGCCGCCGATTCGTCGCGTCACCTATAGGGCGCTGTTTCAGGAGCAGCTGGGGCTGGATCCGCTAAGGGCCCCGCTTTCACAACTGAAGGCCTGCGCGCGGGCGTCGCTGGATGTGGCCATGGAAGATGATGATAGGGACAGCTGGCTGAATCTGCTGATGTCCCATCTGATCGAGCCTGCGCTGGCCGGGCAGGGCGCTGTATTCGTGCATGAGTTTCCCGCCAGCCAGGCCGCGCTGGCAAGGCTGCGACCCGGTGCAGACGGCACGCCGGTGGCGGCGCGCTTTGAGCTCTTTATCCAGGGCATGGAGCTGGCCAACGGCTACCACGAACTCACCGATGCTGCCGAGCAGGCACACAGGCTGGAGGCGGATCAGAGTAGTCGTGCCAGCCTTGGCCTGCCGCAGCGCCCGCTGGAAGAGCGGCTGGTGAGTGCGCTGCAGCAGGGGCTGCCCGACTGTGCCGGCGTCGCCCTGGGCGTGGATCGGCTGGTGATGCTGGCGCTGCAAACCCTGTCGATCCGCGATGTGATCGCCTTTCCGTTCGACAGGGCCTGA
- a CDS encoding MalY/PatB family protein, with protein MAPENFDRIIDRRDTASEKWEKYRDSEILPMWVADTDFMSPPAVIEALQQRISHGVFGYTQTPAELNRLVIERMQRLYDWTINVDWLVWLPGLVCGLNLSCRSVGIDGDSVLAPKPVYPPFMTAPRLSSRQLITVPMQQQGSRWTLNLDALEAAITPDSRLLLFCNPHNPGGTCYRRDELERLAAIVQQHDLIVCSDEIHCDLILEPGVEHLPLASINNAIQARSITLMAPSKTYNIAGLGCSFAIIPDPELRKAFSRVRRGIVPDVNLLGYTAALAAYRDGDTWNRRQLDYLRGNRDYLVREINSIPGLRMEPVEATYLAWIDVSAAKLENPAHFFEQAGVGMSPGRDFGDDRYMRLNFGCPRDLLEEAVRRIRSALLNHLPA; from the coding sequence ATGGCCCCCGAAAATTTTGACCGTATTATCGATCGCCGCGATACCGCCAGCGAGAAATGGGAAAAGTACCGCGACAGCGAAATACTGCCCATGTGGGTCGCCGATACCGACTTCATGTCGCCGCCGGCCGTCATCGAAGCGCTGCAGCAGCGTATCAGCCACGGCGTCTTCGGCTATACCCAGACGCCGGCCGAGCTTAATCGCCTGGTGATCGAGCGCATGCAGCGACTCTATGACTGGACTATCAACGTCGACTGGCTGGTATGGCTGCCGGGCCTGGTGTGCGGCCTCAATCTCAGCTGTCGCAGTGTCGGTATCGACGGTGACAGCGTGCTGGCGCCCAAACCTGTCTACCCGCCCTTCATGACCGCGCCACGGCTGTCATCACGCCAGCTGATCACCGTCCCCATGCAGCAACAGGGGTCACGCTGGACGCTGAATCTTGACGCTCTGGAAGCCGCCATTACCCCCGACAGTCGGCTACTGCTGTTCTGCAACCCGCACAACCCCGGCGGCACCTGCTACAGGCGTGATGAACTGGAGCGTCTGGCAGCCATAGTGCAGCAGCACGACCTGATCGTCTGCTCCGATGAAATCCACTGCGATCTGATTCTGGAGCCTGGCGTCGAGCACCTGCCGCTGGCCTCAATCAACAACGCTATCCAGGCCCGCAGCATCACCCTGATGGCACCCAGCAAAACCTACAATATCGCGGGCCTGGGTTGCTCTTTTGCCATCATCCCCGATCCTGAGCTGCGCAAGGCCTTTAGCCGGGTACGCAGGGGCATAGTGCCGGACGTCAACCTGCTGGGCTACACCGCAGCCCTCGCCGCCTACCGCGATGGCGATACCTGGAACCGGCGCCAGCTCGACTACCTGCGCGGCAACCGCGACTACCTGGTGCGGGAAATCAACAGTATTCCGGGCCTGCGCATGGAGCCGGTGGAAGCCACTTACCTCGCCTGGATAGATGTCTCTGCCGCCAAGCTCGAGAACCCGGCGCACTTCTTCGAACAGGCGGGGGTTGGCATGTCACCGGGGCGGGATTTTGGCGATGACCGCTATATGCGCCTCAACTTCGGCTGCCCCCGCGATCTGCTGGAAGAAGCCGTACGCCGCATCCGCAGCGCCCTGCTGAATCACCTGCCGGCGTAA
- a CDS encoding 2-isopropylmalate synthase yields MSDSNRVIIFDTTLRDGEQSPGASMTRDEKLRIARQLEKMRVDVIEAGFAIASQGDFEAVKAIADTVRNSTICSLSRALDKDIDRAGEALRNANSGRIHTFIATSPIHMKYKLQMQPDQVVEQAVKAVTRARNLMDDVEFSLEDASRSEFDFMCRIIEQVIDAGARTINIPDTVGYAVPQEFAATIARLIQNIPNADKAIFSVHCHNDLGLAVANSLAAVSAGARQVECTVNGLGERAGNASLEEIVMAIRTRHDTLGVTTNIDSTQIVPASKLVSSVTGFPVQPNKAIVGANAFAHESGIHQDGMLKHRETYEIMTAESVGWHTNRMVMGKHSGRNAFRARLEELGTSVASEAELNDAFARFKDLADKKHEIFDEDLMALVSDTRATAGNETYRLSSLRVTSQTGEVPESSVTLMVNGQEQSAQAVGSGPVDATFKAIESMVQSGSSLELYSVNAITSGTDSQGEVTVRLELGGRIVNGLGADTDIIIASAKAYVHALNLLEANVQKAHPQV; encoded by the coding sequence ATGAGTGATAGCAACAGAGTCATCATTTTCGATACCACCCTGCGTGATGGCGAGCAGAGCCCCGGCGCCTCCATGACCCGGGATGAAAAGCTGCGTATTGCTCGCCAGCTTGAGAAAATGCGCGTCGATGTTATAGAGGCGGGTTTCGCCATCGCCAGTCAGGGTGACTTCGAGGCGGTCAAGGCGATTGCCGATACGGTGCGCAACAGCACCATCTGCTCCCTGTCCCGGGCGCTGGACAAGGACATAGACCGCGCCGGCGAGGCACTGCGCAACGCCAACTCCGGGCGCATTCATACCTTTATAGCCACCTCGCCGATCCACATGAAGTACAAGCTGCAGATGCAGCCGGATCAGGTGGTGGAGCAGGCGGTGAAGGCCGTTACCCGGGCGCGCAACCTGATGGACGATGTTGAGTTCTCGCTGGAGGACGCCAGCCGCTCCGAATTTGATTTCATGTGCCGCATTATCGAGCAGGTTATCGATGCCGGTGCCCGCACCATCAATATTCCGGATACCGTGGGTTATGCGGTGCCGCAGGAATTTGCCGCAACCATCGCCCGCCTGATTCAGAATATCCCCAATGCCGACAAGGCGATCTTCTCGGTACACTGCCATAACGATTTGGGGCTGGCGGTTGCCAACTCCCTGGCGGCGGTGTCGGCCGGTGCGCGGCAGGTGGAATGTACCGTCAATGGTCTGGGTGAGCGTGCCGGTAATGCCTCGCTGGAAGAGATCGTCATGGCGATCCGTACCCGCCACGATACCCTGGGCGTGACCACCAATATTGATAGCACCCAGATAGTGCCGGCATCCAAGCTGGTGTCCAGCGTGACCGGTTTCCCGGTGCAGCCCAACAAGGCCATTGTCGGCGCCAATGCCTTTGCCCACGAGTCGGGCATTCACCAGGATGGCATGCTCAAGCACCGTGAAACCTATGAAATCATGACCGCGGAATCCGTTGGCTGGCACACCAACCGCATGGTGATGGGCAAGCACTCCGGGCGTAACGCTTTTCGCGCGCGCCTTGAAGAGCTGGGCACCAGTGTAGCGTCCGAAGCCGAACTGAACGATGCCTTTGCCCGTTTCAAGGACCTGGCGGACAAGAAACACGAGATCTTCGATGAAGACCTGATGGCGCTGGTGTCCGATACCCGTGCCACCGCCGGTAACGAAACCTACCGCCTGAGCAGCCTGAGGGTAACCTCCCAGACAGGCGAAGTGCCGGAGTCCAGCGTCACCCTGATGGTCAACGGTCAGGAGCAGTCGGCGCAGGCGGTGGGATCGGGCCCGGTGGATGCTACCTTCAAGGCGATTGAGTCCATGGTGCAGTCGGGCTCGAGCCTGGAGCTGTACTCGGTTAATGCCATTACCAGCGGCACCGATTCCCAGGGCGAAGTTACCGTTCGGCTGGAACTGGGCGGGCGTATCGTCAATGGGCTGGGCGCCGATACCGATATCATTATCGCCTCGGCCAAGGCCTATGTGCATGCGCTGAATCTGCTTGAGGCCAACGTTCAGAAGGCCCACCCGCAGGTGTGA
- the rimI gene encoding ribosomal protein S18-alanine N-acetyltransferase — translation MAEIRALQLADLASLNRLQPQCFDPPWSQDMLHARLVHPRGLNLGLFCDGDLQGFVLLSHVLDEAEVLQIGVAPQYQRAGLARQLLMQAQVQLARLGIERLMLEVRVSNQPALGLYRALGFVEDGRRSGYYPTATGHEDAVLMSVRPGA, via the coding sequence ATGGCTGAGATTCGAGCGCTGCAACTGGCTGATCTGGCAAGCCTTAACCGGCTGCAGCCGCAGTGCTTTGATCCGCCCTGGAGCCAGGACATGCTGCACGCGCGTCTGGTACATCCCCGGGGGCTTAATCTTGGCCTCTTCTGTGACGGTGACTTGCAGGGCTTTGTGCTGTTAAGTCATGTGCTGGATGAGGCCGAGGTGCTGCAAATTGGTGTGGCGCCGCAGTATCAGCGTGCAGGTCTTGCGCGTCAGCTGCTGATGCAGGCGCAGGTGCAGCTGGCACGGTTGGGCATCGAGCGCCTGATGCTTGAAGTCCGGGTCTCCAATCAGCCGGCGCTGGGGCTCTACCGTGCCCTGGGGTTTGTCGAGGATGGGCGTCGCAGTGGCTATTACCCCACGGCGACCGGTCATGAGGACGCGGTATTGATGAGTGTTCGCCCAGGCGCTTGA
- a CDS encoding energy-coupling factor ABC transporter permease, with translation MSIIDGLLTGAAPLWFHALFVLFLLLALWRLPWGVLLGNRRLQHLFFGSTVALTLLWTLRAGISPGLGIHFLGMTTLTLMFGWDLAIISATLALLGVTWVGLESWQGFGFNGICTILLPALASLGILRLVEARLAKNFFVYLFCCAFLGAAVAVALAGLAAALLLWWLEVYPWDRISQEYVMLLPLIMFPEGLLNGILMTGMMVFYPDWIRSFNARTYIDDQ, from the coding sequence ATGAGTATCATCGACGGCCTGCTGACAGGCGCAGCTCCGCTCTGGTTTCACGCCCTGTTCGTGCTGTTTCTGTTGCTGGCCCTGTGGCGTCTGCCCTGGGGTGTACTGCTGGGTAACCGGCGCCTGCAGCATCTTTTTTTCGGCAGTACAGTGGCGTTGACGCTGCTCTGGACCTTGCGCGCCGGCATTTCACCAGGGCTGGGTATTCACTTTCTGGGCATGACTACGCTTACGCTGATGTTCGGCTGGGATCTGGCGATCATATCGGCAACCCTGGCACTGCTGGGGGTGACCTGGGTCGGGCTCGAAAGCTGGCAGGGTTTTGGTTTTAACGGTATTTGCACCATCCTGCTGCCGGCGCTGGCCAGTCTTGGCATTCTGCGGCTGGTGGAGGCGCGCCTGGCAAAGAATTTTTTCGTGTATCTGTTCTGCTGCGCCTTTCTGGGCGCGGCTGTTGCGGTGGCGCTGGCGGGCCTCGCGGCGGCACTGCTGCTGTGGTGGCTGGAGGTGTATCCATGGGATCGGATCAGCCAGGAATATGTAATGCTGCTGCCGCTAATCATGTTTCCCGAAGGTCTGCTCAACGGCATCCTTATGACCGGCATGATGGTGTTCTATCCCGACTGGATTCGCAGCTTCAATGCCCGCACCTATATCGACGATCAGTAG
- a CDS encoding response regulator transcription factor translates to MSTIEQRHFLIVDDDPTFSRILARAMRLRGYDVQHAQNVEQALQCLQTQLPDQVTVDLKMEGASGLTLIPHLRAASPSMRILVLTGYASISTAVEAIKLGASNYLPKPANADQILAALAQQDGDPDMEIDTQPMSVSRLEWEHIQKILGEHQGNISATARALGMHRRTLQRKLLKRPVSR, encoded by the coding sequence ATGAGCACGATTGAACAGCGGCATTTTCTTATCGTCGACGATGATCCCACCTTCAGCCGCATACTGGCCCGGGCCATGCGCCTGCGAGGCTATGACGTCCAGCACGCGCAGAATGTCGAGCAGGCACTGCAATGCCTGCAGACACAGCTACCGGATCAGGTGACAGTGGATCTGAAAATGGAGGGTGCCTCGGGTCTGACGCTGATCCCGCACCTGCGCGCCGCCAGCCCCTCAATGCGCATCCTGGTACTGACCGGCTACGCCAGCATCAGCACGGCAGTGGAAGCCATCAAGCTTGGCGCCAGTAACTACCTGCCAAAACCCGCCAATGCCGACCAGATACTGGCCGCACTGGCACAGCAGGATGGCGATCCCGACATGGAGATCGACACCCAGCCCATGTCGGTCAGCCGGCTGGAATGGGAACACATTCAGAAAATACTGGGGGAGCACCAGGGCAACATATCCGCCACCGCCCGGGCACTGGGCATGCATAGGCGCACCTTGCAGCGCAAACTGCTAAAGCGCCCGGTCAGCCGTTAG
- a CDS encoding ATP-binding protein, with the protein MHGNRQQLLQLTYLRTLALFGLGGLLLYAVYELDARLHSWQAVTTLLAMTLVNAVTYARLHSRLPVTNPELFGQLTADAALYGALFYQTGGASNPFIFMLLVPLIIAATTLPWRYTWLMAALIVAIYGSLLQHYIPIWPEQHGHSNPGTSLFDLHVTGMWLNFLLTVLLIGWFVARMHENMLQQQHRLERQRQKRIEDQQLLALATHAAGTAHELGTPLATMQVLLHEMALEHQASPQLLEDIQLLQTQVDSCSERLRSLAHSVRDEQDNIQLMGVDSLLREVLEQWLLMRPQITYALQLDPGEAPQMLCSISLRQALLNLLNNAADACPDNIRIQLNWDAGNCWLRIRDRGPGLPLERSEDLGKPFVTTKGRGLGIGLFLTTSTLASIDGEVRLYNHPEGGTLTEVRLPRHPRHRQSDEHD; encoded by the coding sequence GTGCACGGCAATCGTCAACAACTGCTGCAACTAACCTACCTGCGCACCCTTGCCCTGTTCGGGCTTGGCGGCCTGTTGCTCTATGCCGTCTATGAGCTGGACGCCCGGCTGCACAGCTGGCAGGCCGTCACCACCCTGCTGGCCATGACGCTGGTCAATGCCGTTACCTACGCCCGGCTGCATTCCCGTCTGCCGGTCACCAATCCGGAACTCTTTGGCCAGCTGACTGCCGATGCCGCCCTCTACGGCGCGCTCTTCTACCAAACCGGCGGCGCCAGCAATCCCTTTATCTTCATGCTGCTGGTGCCGCTGATCATAGCCGCCACCACCCTGCCGTGGCGCTACACCTGGCTCATGGCCGCGCTGATCGTGGCGATCTACGGCTCTCTGCTGCAGCACTACATCCCCATCTGGCCAGAACAGCACGGGCATTCAAATCCGGGTACCTCGCTGTTCGACCTGCACGTCACCGGCATGTGGCTGAACTTTCTGCTCACAGTGCTGCTGATCGGCTGGTTTGTCGCCCGCATGCACGAGAACATGCTGCAACAGCAGCATCGACTCGAGCGCCAGCGTCAGAAGCGTATCGAGGATCAGCAGCTGCTGGCACTGGCGACCCATGCCGCCGGCACCGCCCACGAGCTGGGAACGCCTCTGGCCACCATGCAGGTACTGCTGCACGAAATGGCGCTGGAGCACCAGGCATCACCGCAGTTACTGGAGGACATTCAGTTGCTGCAAACCCAGGTCGACAGCTGCTCCGAGCGCCTGCGCAGCCTGGCCCACTCGGTACGCGACGAACAGGACAACATCCAGCTCATGGGGGTCGACAGCCTGCTGCGCGAGGTACTGGAACAATGGCTGCTGATGCGCCCGCAGATAACCTACGCACTGCAGCTAGACCCGGGCGAAGCCCCGCAGATGCTATGCTCGATCTCGCTGCGCCAGGCGCTGCTCAATCTGTTGAACAATGCCGCCGATGCCTGCCCGGACAATATCCGCATCCAGCTGAACTGGGATGCCGGCAACTGCTGGCTGCGCATCCGGGACCGCGGACCGGGCCTGCCACTGGAGCGCAGCGAGGATCTGGGTAAACCCTTCGTCACCACCAAGGGTCGCGGCCTCGGCATTGGCCTGTTCCTGACCACCAGCACCCTGGCCAGCATCGATGGCGAGGTACGGCTCTACAACCATCCCGAGGGCGGTACCCTGACCGAAGTCCGGCTGCCCCGCCACCCCCGCCACAGGCAGTCCGATGAGCACGATTGA
- a CDS encoding efflux transporter outer membrane subunit, translated as MTKRLIGLCAGVLLLSACSLAPQYQQPATPEGAAWQAAKTLTEIPQPNEVFTDPGLQRLIGLALENNRDLRLAALNVAAFEAQYRISRAALLPTLDASLAGSRQRLPADVSGSGAAAISSQYSAGIGLTAYELDFFGRIRNLKDQALEQYLAQQQNQHSARIGLVSAVASAYLTLVADQDLLQLSSSTLESELQSLTLIQQKQRLGVASELELAQSRMTVESARASEALYQRQVTQDMNALTQLLGTQLPADLDLPAGLTDVEIAATPALAPSQLLLQRPDILAAEHQLRAANANIGAAKAALFPSISLTTSAGSLSPDLGGLFAGGSGTWLMAPALNLPLFDGGQRAANVEVAKTQQEIAVVSYQQTIETAFREVADSLNTQAQFDRQLTAQAAQVVAGERYLQLADQRFEQGVDSYLTRLDAQRSLFSARQQLVNTRLAELNNRISLYKALGGG; from the coding sequence ATGACTAAACGTCTGATTGGCCTGTGCGCGGGCGTGCTATTGCTTAGCGCCTGCTCCCTGGCGCCGCAGTATCAGCAACCGGCCACGCCCGAAGGCGCGGCCTGGCAGGCTGCAAAGACCCTTACCGAAATCCCGCAGCCCAATGAGGTTTTTACCGACCCTGGGCTGCAGCGACTCATCGGCCTGGCACTGGAAAACAACCGCGACCTGCGCCTGGCGGCGCTGAATGTGGCGGCTTTTGAGGCCCAGTACCGCATCAGCCGTGCGGCCCTGCTGCCAACGCTGGATGCCAGCCTGGCTGGATCGCGCCAGCGCCTGCCGGCGGATGTTTCCGGCAGCGGTGCCGCCGCCATTAGCAGCCAGTACAGCGCAGGCATCGGGCTGACGGCCTATGAGCTGGATTTTTTTGGCCGTATCCGCAACCTCAAGGACCAGGCATTGGAGCAGTACCTGGCCCAGCAGCAAAACCAGCACAGCGCTCGCATCGGGCTGGTGTCGGCGGTGGCCTCGGCCTACCTGACGCTGGTGGCGGATCAGGATCTGCTGCAGCTCAGCAGCTCCACCCTGGAAAGTGAGCTGCAAAGCCTGACCCTGATCCAGCAGAAGCAGCGCCTGGGTGTCGCCTCCGAACTGGAGCTGGCCCAGAGTCGCATGACGGTGGAATCCGCCCGCGCCAGCGAAGCCCTGTACCAGCGCCAGGTCACCCAGGACATGAACGCCCTGACCCAGCTGCTCGGCACCCAGTTGCCGGCAGATCTGGATCTGCCGGCGGGCCTGACGGATGTGGAGATCGCCGCCACACCGGCACTGGCGCCCTCGCAACTGCTGCTACAGCGGCCAGACATTCTGGCCGCCGAACATCAGCTGCGCGCCGCCAATGCCAATATAGGCGCGGCCAAGGCGGCGCTCTTTCCCAGCATCAGCCTGACCACCAGCGCAGGCTCCCTGAGTCCGGATCTCGGCGGCCTCTTTGCCGGCGGCTCCGGCACCTGGCTGATGGCGCCGGCACTGAACCTGCCGCTGTTCGATGGCGGCCAGCGCGCCGCCAATGTCGAGGTCGCCAAGACACAACAGGAAATCGCCGTGGTCAGCTATCAGCAGACCATTGAAACGGCCTTTCGCGAAGTTGCCGACAGCCTCAACACCCAGGCCCAGTTCGACCGCCAGCTGACTGCACAGGCAGCCCAGGTGGTTGCCGGCGAGCGTTATCTGCAACTGGCAGACCAGCGCTTTGAACAGGGGGTCGACAGCTATCTGACGCGCCTGGATGCGCAGCGCTCCCTGTTCAGTGCCCGCCAGCAACTGGTCAACACCCGCCTGGCCGAACTGAACAACCGCATCAGCCTCTACAAAGCCCTGGGCGGCGGCTAG